In the Desulfovibrio sp. genome, one interval contains:
- a CDS encoding alpha/beta fold hydrolase yields MMKLADFSLSAPLKKSPAQAGTKPVNAASIGAGLPKDFAPDRDADHAAGQGSTLEELFRSIVARNIDAPALAGGGCTLSFGELDVLSERIARFIAACGYGREAVVGVLCARGALYLAAALGVMRAGAVYLPVEREQPQARKEAMLQPASLIVADSACLRDAEYFHYRNPGIQHVLCLDEQFYDDVAEKGSGLISTEYWEQVAEAGSDMGWKSDFDAAPCPQDELTQMAAAVLEKCGLAGNLGHVLGRKVLDVGSGSGTVARALGGAASEYAAVDLARNELSRVSAFTVPAVVTSRRMEAADIRFLEGQTFDVIVLNGVAENFPGYNYLRKVLNQAVDLLTPQGILFVGAVRDLGRQDDLRAALQAYALASGNQTGLLRHDSSDELFVPRCFFAEWAALSPVPVQVEITPCSLGQGRVQNDAQAGNEAFRYDVVIRPGGSQQHLPRARFGAQHLPPAGGSHLPLCEPTQAAYIVYTSGSTGVPKGVVVEHRNLMHILRALRPYAADCARVGLVAPLSFDASVQQLAVSIFCGNSLYVLSDEERKNPSLFCACARERGLDLCDMTPAFFNVLTDWLAEQRQPLPLKAVLLAGEVLRPDVIRKFYAIPGNESVVLYNVYGPTECTVDSSAFCIDLDNYLDFTAYPIGRPLQGVRIHVMDKNGCELPDSVTGELWISGDGVSRGYLNNASPGAFVVHGGQHYYRTGDNGFVQNGLAFYRGREDQQVKIRGNRVELGEVEKAVAGFPGVRQVAVVADIFRTGADKSLAAYVVGQVDMALLRSYLEQQLPPYCVPEFFVPMVELPFSINRKIDKKALPSPLGGTKTQGGRMPSGPVEEKLAEIWKRLLGSDVTDADAGFFSLGGHSILSIRLIAMIEKELGIHVAVNELLTHSSIAALAELLAGKTEMRESPVIRLCHCPGGKKLFLFHPVGGSVFCYSDLARHLAHKYTVYAVEAAGFSQKRTSITTELHTVESLADYYLEEILKVEDKDIIFGGWSFGGLLAYETACRHAALGHNLGPVVILDTVADNSRAKQMAAKDDIELLQSILQQGLAFDPQKLRSMPREQQLDYLVECAEKSGMLPAGFSAVQMDNLLLTYRGNALAAARYERPTPSDCKVLLVRALDFANNPQILLDDDYQGWNRFLKKENIALRWTQGTHESMLSAGLVTNVAALMLEYLEQEGADKFSK; encoded by the coding sequence ATGATGAAGCTAGCGGATTTTTCCTTAAGCGCGCCCCTTAAAAAGAGCCCGGCCCAGGCTGGCACCAAGCCTGTGAATGCAGCATCCATCGGAGCGGGATTGCCCAAGGATTTTGCACCAGATCGTGATGCAGACCATGCAGCTGGGCAGGGTTCTACGCTTGAGGAGCTGTTTCGCAGTATCGTGGCGCGCAATATTGATGCCCCAGCTCTCGCCGGTGGGGGCTGCACGCTCAGTTTTGGCGAGCTGGATGTTTTGTCGGAGCGCATCGCCCGGTTTATTGCGGCGTGCGGCTATGGCCGCGAGGCCGTGGTTGGTGTGCTTTGCGCGCGTGGGGCGCTCTATCTGGCAGCTGCTCTTGGCGTCATGCGAGCCGGGGCCGTGTATCTGCCCGTAGAGCGCGAACAGCCGCAGGCACGCAAAGAGGCCATGCTGCAACCCGCTAGTCTGATTGTTGCCGACAGCGCCTGCCTGCGTGATGCCGAGTATTTTCATTACAGAAACCCCGGCATCCAGCACGTGCTGTGCCTTGATGAGCAGTTTTACGACGACGTGGCCGAGAAGGGTTCTGGCCTTATAAGCACCGAATACTGGGAGCAGGTGGCGGAAGCGGGCAGCGACATGGGCTGGAAGAGCGATTTTGACGCAGCCCCCTGCCCGCAGGACGAACTAACCCAAATGGCCGCAGCCGTGCTTGAAAAGTGCGGCCTGGCGGGCAACTTGGGCCATGTATTGGGTCGCAAGGTGCTGGATGTGGGCAGTGGGTCTGGCACTGTCGCTCGCGCCCTTGGCGGTGCAGCCAGTGAATATGCGGCCGTTGATCTGGCTCGCAACGAGCTGAGCCGTGTTTCTGCCTTTACCGTGCCCGCAGTGGTAACGTCCCGCCGCATGGAGGCCGCCGACATACGCTTTCTCGAAGGGCAGACCTTTGACGTTATTGTTCTCAACGGTGTTGCCGAAAACTTTCCCGGCTACAACTATCTGCGCAAGGTGCTGAACCAGGCAGTGGATTTATTGACGCCGCAGGGCATACTGTTTGTGGGGGCCGTGCGCGATCTGGGCAGGCAGGACGACCTGCGGGCGGCCCTGCAGGCCTATGCCCTTGCAAGTGGCAACCAGACGGGCTTGCTACGCCACGATTCTTCGGACGAGCTTTTTGTTCCGCGCTGTTTTTTTGCGGAATGGGCGGCACTGAGCCCGGTGCCTGTGCAGGTAGAAATCACTCCCTGTTCGCTTGGGCAGGGGAGAGTGCAGAACGATGCACAGGCGGGAAATGAAGCTTTTCGGTATGATGTGGTTATCCGCCCGGGCGGCAGCCAGCAGCATTTGCCCCGCGCGCGCTTTGGAGCGCAGCATCTGCCGCCAGCTGGTGGGTCGCACTTGCCTTTATGCGAGCCCACGCAAGCGGCCTACATCGTGTACACCAGCGGTTCTACCGGGGTTCCCAAGGGCGTGGTGGTAGAGCACCGCAACCTTATGCACATATTGCGCGCCCTGCGGCCTTATGCAGCAGACTGCGCACGTGTGGGGCTTGTGGCACCGCTTTCGTTCGACGCCTCGGTGCAACAGTTGGCGGTTTCCATCTTTTGCGGCAACAGTCTGTATGTACTTTCGGACGAGGAGCGCAAAAATCCCTCGTTGTTTTGCGCCTGCGCTCGCGAGCGTGGGCTTGACCTGTGCGACATGACGCCCGCCTTTTTCAATGTGCTTACAGACTGGCTTGCCGAGCAGCGCCAACCCTTGCCGCTCAAAGCCGTGTTGCTTGCAGGCGAGGTGCTGCGGCCCGACGTGATACGCAAGTTTTATGCAATCCCCGGCAATGAGAGCGTGGTGCTCTATAATGTATATGGCCCCACAGAATGCACGGTGGACAGCAGCGCCTTTTGCATTGATCTGGATAATTACCTGGATTTTACCGCCTATCCCATTGGCAGGCCCCTGCAGGGCGTGCGTATTCACGTGATGGACAAAAATGGCTGTGAGCTGCCTGATTCCGTAACCGGCGAACTGTGGATATCTGGCGATGGTGTTTCACGCGGGTATCTGAACAACGCATCTCCCGGTGCTTTTGTAGTACACGGCGGTCAGCACTATTACCGCACTGGTGACAATGGATTTGTACAGAATGGGCTTGCTTTCTATCGCGGGCGCGAAGACCAGCAGGTAAAAATCAGGGGCAACAGGGTAGAGCTCGGCGAGGTAGAAAAGGCCGTGGCTGGTTTTCCCGGTGTGCGGCAGGTGGCCGTGGTGGCCGATATCTTTCGCACCGGGGCGGACAAAAGCCTTGCCGCCTATGTGGTTGGGCAGGTGGATATGGCCCTTTTGCGCAGCTATCTTGAGCAGCAGTTGCCCCCCTATTGCGTGCCTGAATTTTTTGTTCCCATGGTGGAGTTGCCTTTTTCCATCAATCGCAAAATTGACAAAAAAGCCCTGCCATCGCCCCTTGGCGGCACAAAAACGCAAGGGGGCCGTATGCCCTCTGGACCAGTGGAAGAAAAGCTGGCCGAAATATGGAAGCGGCTGCTGGGCAGTGACGTGACAGATGCGGATGCGGGATTTTTCAGCCTTGGTGGGCACAGCATTCTTTCCATCAGGTTAATTGCCATGATTGAAAAGGAGCTGGGCATCCATGTGGCGGTCAACGAACTGCTTACCCATTCGAGCATTGCCGCGCTGGCAGAGCTTTTGGCGGGCAAGACAGAAATGCGCGAAAGTCCGGTTATCAGGCTTTGTCACTGTCCGGGCGGCAAAAAGCTCTTTCTGTTCCACCCTGTAGGTGGCAGCGTGTTTTGTTACAGCGACCTGGCACGGCATCTGGCCCATAAGTACACGGTGTATGCCGTGGAGGCGGCGGGTTTTAGCCAGAAACGCACGTCAATCACCACAGAACTGCACACGGTTGAAAGCCTTGCAGATTATTATCTGGAAGAAATCCTCAAGGTTGAGGACAAAGATATCATTTTTGGCGGCTGGAGTTTTGGTGGGCTGCTTGCCTACGAAACTGCCTGCCGTCACGCCGCCCTAGGCCACAACCTTGGGCCAGTGGTTATTCTTGATACCGTGGCCGACAATAGCCGCGCAAAACAGATGGCCGCCAAGGACGATATCGAACTGTTGCAGTCAATACTGCAACAGGGCCTTGCCTTTGATCCGCAAAAGCTGCGCAGCATGCCGCGTGAGCAGCAGCTAGACTACCTGGTGGAATGCGCCGAAAAAAGCGGGATGTTGCCCGCTGGCTTCAGTGCAGTGCAGATGGACAACCTGCTGCTGACCTACCGTGGCAACGCGCTGGCCGCAGCCCGCTACGAGCGGCCAACCCCCTCGGACTGCAAGGTGTTGCTGGTACGGGCCCTGGATTTTGCCAATAACCCGCAGATTTTGCTGGATGATGATTACCAGGGCTGGAACCGTTTTTTGAAGAAGGAGAATATTGCGCTGCGCTGGACGCAGGGAACGCACGAATCCATGCTTTCTGCTGGCCTTGTAACAAATGTGGCCGCACTGATGCTCGAGTACCTGGAGCAGGAAGGCGCGGATAAATTCTCTAAATAA